From Enoplosus armatus isolate fEnoArm2 chromosome 23, fEnoArm2.hap1, whole genome shotgun sequence, a single genomic window includes:
- the LOC139306213 gene encoding atrial natriuretic peptide receptor 1-like, with product MGDVFKCLQPKVKKPQISLRSQRTSKTSTDAVVHSIKTSRDQCSNSSRHQRAVNVTVCVCCVGPTCCWHDLDNSEYDCWPLDKPNEYNMIDCGGLEMAWVVRPPETVKTGEVFSVTYSVTAQDSFYHWAIKNHIFTHSSIVNAEAARRFCEHHDCPTNWKDADGENCCIHHANIHSCPLGHMTSESICGPWIPDDGKIFTHTISTSGKMTQTNWTAKVVLVHAGLTSLIAHIRVGRMQVALEAKSTVQPAVVCGDGVCEEAELCSTCPADCGECPMTPATKLAISLPLSLLCLCFVLTAVWLRYQKQKLLWDESWIIDFTTIKQDQEARMTMGSIMSVPVGNSDSNTSCVTALSSYTGQPGTRKTLFTCTGIYDGRTVAIKRIQTKTFSLSKTIRQEVKQVRELDHPNLCKFIGGCVEVPNVAIVTEYCPKGSINDVLLNEEIPLNWGFRFSFATDIARGMSYLHQHRICHGRLKSLNCVLDDRWVCKITDYGLRTYRRDDGADPLSTYQQRLLEVYMPPEFHNSNMEPTLAGDVFSYSIILLEIATRSDPVPAEESNLESAWCPPLPELISSKADNTCPCPADYVELIRRCRSHNPAHRPTFEQIKKFVHRINPIKVSPVDMMMNLMEKYSKHLEVLVAERTQDLMHEKQRTDRLLYSMLPKQVADDLRQGRPLQAQSYVSATVFFSDIVGFTQLSSSSTPYQVVDLLNKLYTTFDDIIDNYDVYKVETIGDAYMVVSGVPQENGILHASEIASMALDLVGVCRTFRIPHKPNTQLQIRAGIHSGPVVAGVVGTKMPRYCLFGDTVNTASRMESTSLALKVQCSSSAFYLLEEVGGYVLECRGMLQVKGKGDMVTYWLEGKKASLVSKDISPDAKTTKHITMETEAEKERELYSSMPGFLNDELLLDPA from the exons ATGGGTGACGTCTTCAAGTGTCTCCAACCAAAAGTCAAAAAGCCACAGATCAGTTTGAGGTCGCAGAGGACTTCGAAAACCAGCACAGACGCTGTGGTCCACAGCATTAAAACCAGCAGAGACCAGTGCAGTAACAGCAGCCGCCACCAGAGGGCAGTGAACGTCACG gtgtgtgtttgctgtgttggTCCGACGTGTTGCTGGCACGACCTGGACAACAGCGAGTACGACTGTTGGCCTCTGGACAAACCCAACGAATACAACATGATCGACTGTGGAG GTCTGGAGATGGCATGGGTGGTCCGTCCTCCAGAGACGGTGAAGACCGGTGAGGTGTTCAGTGTCACATACTCGGTAACGGCCCAGGACTCTTTCTACCACTGGGCCATCAAAAACCACATCTTCACACACAG tTCCATAGTAAACGCTGAAGCAGCTCGGAGGTTTTGTGAACATCACGACTGTCCGACCAACTGGAAAGACGCTGACGGAGAAAACTGCTGCATTCATCACGCTAACATCCACTCCTGTCCACTGGGACACATG ACATCAGAGAGCATCTGTGGTCCCTGGATTCCTGACGACGGAAAAATcttcacacacaccatctctaCCTCCGGCAAGATGACTCAGACCAACTGGACTGCCAAG GTGGTTCTGGTCCATGCTGGCTTAACCTCACTCATCGCTCACATACGAGTCGGTCGCATGCAGGTTGCTCTTGAGGCCAAGAGCACCGTGCAGCCTGCTGTAG TATGTGGTGATGGCGTCTGTGAGGAGGCGGAGCTTTGTTCCACCTGTCCAGCTGACTGCGGTGAATGCCCTATGACCCCGGCCACCAAGCTGGCCATCAGCCTGCCGCTCagcctgctctgcctctgcttcGTACTGACTGCTGTG TGGCTGAGGTACCAGAAACAGAAGCTGTTATGGGACGAGAGCTGGATCATCGACTTCACTACAATAAAACAAG ATCAGGAAGCTCGTATGACCATGGGCAGTATAATGAGTGTACCGGTGGGGAACAGCGACAGTAACACCAGCTGCGTGACAGCTCTCAGCTCCTATACAGGACAACCAGGGACCCGAAAAACCCTGTTCACCTGCACTGGGATATA TGATGGCAGGACGGTGGCCATCAAGAGGATTCAAACAAAGACGTTCTCTCTGTCCAAAACCATaagacaggaagtcaaacaaGTCAG GGAGCTCGATCACCCCAACCTGTGTAAGTTTATTGGCGGGTGTGTTGAGGTCCCTAATGTTGCCATAGTGACAGAGTACTGCCCAAAAGGAAGCATTAACGATGTTCTACTTAACGAGGAGATCCCGCTCAACTGGGGCTTCAG GTTTTCCTTCGCCACAGACATCGCCAGGGGGATGTCGTACCTCCACCAACACAGGATCTGTCACGGCCGACTCAAGTCTCTAAACTGTGTCTTAGACGACCGCTGGGTCTGCAAAATAACAG ATTACGGGCTGAGGACGTATCGCAGGGACGATGGGGCGGATCCTCTTTCCACCTATCAGCAGAGACTCTTGGAGGTGTACATGCCACCCGAGTTTCATAACTCTAACATGGAGCCGACGCTGGCTGGAGACGTGTTCAg TTATTCCATCATTCTGCTGGAGATTGCCACTCGCAGCGACCCCGTCCCA GCAGAGGAGTCCAATCTGGAGAGTGCCTGGTGTCCTCCTCTTCCAGAGCTGATCTCCAGTAAAGCCGACAACACCTGCCCCTGTCCTGCCGACTACGTAGAG CTGATCCGGCGATGTCGCTCTCATAATCCCGCCCACCGGCCCACCTTCGAACAGATCAAGAAGTTTGTTCACCGAATCAACCCGATCAAAGTCAGCCCGGTGGACATGATGATGAACCTG atggAGAAGTACAGTAAACATCTGGAGGTGTTGGTGGCCGAGAGGACTCAGGATCTGATGCATGAGAAACAGAGGACGGACAGGCTGCTGTACa gtaTGCTTCCGAAGCAGGTAGCTGATGACCTGCGGCAGGGGAGACCGCTGCAGGCCCAGAGTTACGTCAGCGCCACCGTCTTCTTCAG tgacATCGTGGGCTTCACACAgctgtccagcagcagcactcctTACCAGGTCGTGGACCTCCTCAACAAGCTCTACACGACGTTTGACGACATCATCGACAACTACGACGTCTACAAGGTGGAAACCATCGGAGACGCCt ACATGGTGGTGTCCGGTGTTCCCCAGGAGAACGGGATCCTCCACGCCTCAGAGATCGCCAGCATGGCTCTGGACCTGGTGGGCGTCTGTCGCACCTTCAGGATCCCCCACAAACccaacacacagctgcagataCGAGCGGGGATACACtccg GTCCGGTGGTGGCGGGGGTTGTAGGGACCAAGATGCCTCGTTACTGTCTGTTTGGAGATACAGTCAACACAGCATCAAGGATGGAGTCCACCAGTCTGG CCCTGAAGGTCCAGTGCAGCTCCAGTGCCTTTTACCTGCTGGAGGAGGTCGGCGGCTACGTGCTGGAGTGCAGAGGGATGCTGCAGGTCAAG GGGAAAGGTGACATGGTGACTTACTGGTTGGAGGGGAAGAAGGCGTCTCTGGTCTCCAAGGACATCAGCCCCGACGCCAAGACGACCAAACacatcaccatggagacggAGGCGGAGAAAGAACGAGAGCTGTATTCCTCCATGCCGGGGTTTCTGAACGACGAGCTTCTCCTGGATCCGGCCTGA